In Triticum aestivum cultivar Chinese Spring chromosome 5B, IWGSC CS RefSeq v2.1, whole genome shotgun sequence, the following proteins share a genomic window:
- the LOC123110161 gene encoding uncharacterized protein, protein MDPAVRSPPFGNRINSPPRDPSPEGSAGGARRARSSSAIPRQPARIYIRRGPVSPPGSEVAPAASPELPEDILMMVLATLEIPDLVRAGGVCASWRSAYTALRSLGKQKQAQTPCLLYTSESAGEHVACLYSLMEKRVYRLTLPEPPLRHRFIIGSSLGFLVTVDDRSEMHLVNPITGQQTALPSVTTIEYVKPIFDESGSVHEYEYPSHSARRAFFTPSIMSRCELRERFQFKAFVFHDNTSTGSYIVVLIHRPYTHLSFARVRDDKWTLLQPHCDYQDCTYKDGLLYASSTTGEIHAFDLSGPDVVTMKIIKGRDEGFEPDAVHIVQAPWGGLLLVSRFKEFEDPDEDVDPKLPVPNTREIKLHRVDDGADRLVEIDCLPDHALFLGLNDSLCLTAKDHPALKGNHAYFTAISNTTKDVRRVVVTLEWLTWAIIIARRTLCLLSFGPTGLLPCGLHPVLL, encoded by the exons ATGGATCCAGCGGTACGGTCGCCCCCCTTCGGCAACCGTATCAACTCACCGCCGCGGGACCCTTCGCCCGAGGGGTCCGCCGGCGGCGCTCGGCGGGCGAGATCCTCCTCCGCAATCCCCAGACAGCCCGCTCGCATCTACATCCGCCG AGGACCTGTCTCTCCACCGGGGTCTGAGGTTGCGCCGGCCGCATCGCCGGAGCTTCCGGAGGacatcctgatgatggtcctcgccACACTCGAGATCCCCGACCTCGTGCGCGCTGGCGGCGTCTGCGCCTCGTGGCGCTCTGCGTACACCGCACTGCGCAGCCTCGGCAAGCAGAAGCAGGCCCAGACGCCGTGCCTGCTCTACACCTCTGAATCCGCCGGTGAGCATGTGGCGTGCCTCTACAGCCTCATGGAGAAGAGGGTCTACAGGCTGACCCTCCCGGAGCCGCCTCTCCGCCACCGGTTCATCATCGGGTCCTCGTTGGGCTTCCTGGTCACCGTCGACGACAGGTCCGAGATGCACCTCGTCAACCCAATCACCGGCCAGCAGACTGCTCTCCCTTCAGTCACCACCATCGAGTACGTGAAGCCCATCTTCGACGAGTCGGGTTCGGTCCACGAGTACGAGTACCCGAGCCACTCCGCAAGACGGGCTTTCTTCACGCCGTCGATCATGTCTCGTTGCGAGCTGCGGGAACGCTTCCAGTTCAAGGCGTTTGTGTTCCATGATAATACATCCACAGGAAGCTACATCGTGGTGCTCATCCACAGGCCGTACACTCACCTATCCTTTGCAAGAGTTAGGGATGATAAGTGGACATTGCTGCAACCACATTGTGACTACCAGGACTGCACCTACAAGGATGGGTTGCTGTATGCATCGAGTACGACGGGAGAAATTCATGCCTTCGATCTTAGTGGTCCTGATGTCGTTACAATGAAGATTATCAAGGGGAGGGACGAGGGCTTTGAGCCCGATGCTGTACACATTGTTCAGGCTCCATGGGGCGGTCTGCTGCTTGTTTCTAGATTTAAAGAGTTTGAGGATCCTGATGAAGACGTCGACCCTAAATTACCTGTTCCGAATACTAGGGAAATTAAGTTACACAGAGTTGATGATGGCGCAGATAGGCTTGTGGAAATTGATTGCTTGCCTGACCACGCGCTGTTTCTCGGGCTTAACGACTCACTCTGTCTCACTGCCAAAGATCACCCTGCTCTCAAGGGGAATCATGCCTACTTTACTGCGATCAGCAATACAACCAAGGACGTAAGAAGAGTCGTCGTGACATTGGAGTGGTTGACTTGGGCAATTATAATAGCAAGGAGGACCTTGTGTCTCCTCAGCTTTGGTCCAACTGGCCTTCTCCCGTGTGGATTACACCCAGTCTTACTGTGA
- the LOC123110160 gene encoding probable polyamine transporter At1g31830 isoform X2 — protein sequence MEERVDFKYDGVNNESKERKGGHGIPKVSMVPLVFLIFYEVSGGPFGIEDSVKAAGPLLAIVGFLLFALIWSIPEVLITAEMGTMFPENGGYVVWVSSALGPFWGFQQGWAKWLSGVIDNALYPVLFLDYVKSSVPALGGGLPRTFAVLILTVALTYMNYRGLTIVGWVAVFLGVFSLLPFFVMGLIAIPHIEPSRWFEMDLDNVNWGLYLNTLFWNLNYWDSISTLAGEVENPKRTLPRALSYALVLVVGGYLYPLITCTAALPVVRESWTDGYFSDIAKILGGFWLHSWIQAAAALSNMGNFVTEMSSDSYQLLGMAERGMLPEFFAKRSRYGTPLIGILFSAFGVVLLSWMSFQEIIAAENYLYCFGMILEFIAFIKLRMTHPSTSRPFRIPLGTVGSVLMIVPPTILIVVVMALASFKVMAVSVLAVLVGFALQPALVYMEKKRWLRFSVREDLPDLLESSSGAAQDDTTPLVV from the coding sequence ATGGAGGAACGTGTTGATTTCAAGTATGACGGTGTCAACAACGAGAGCAAAGAGCGTAAGGGAGGGCATGGCATCCCAAAGGTTTCCATGGTCCCACTTGTCTTCCTCATATTCTATGAAGTCTCAGGAGGTCCCTTTGGGATTGAGGATAGTGTCAAGGCTGCTGGACCACTCCTGGCAATTGTGGGGTTTCTTCTGTTTGCGCTCATATGGAGTATTCCAGAAGTCCTAATCACTGCTGAGATGGGTACTATGTTTCCTGAGAATGGTGGCTATGTCGTCTGGGTCTCTTCAGCTCTTGGGCCCTTTTGGGGTTTTCAGCAAGGCTGGGCAAAGTGGCTCAGCGGTGTCATAGATAATGCTCTCTATCCAGTCCTTTTTCTTGACTATGTCAAGTCCAGTGTCCCAGCTCTCGGGGGTGGGCTTCCAAGGACTTTTGCGGTGCTTATCCTCACAGTTGCCCTTACTTACATGAACTACAGAGGATTGACGATAGTTGGCTGGGTGGCAGTCTTTCTTGGGGTGTTCTCTCTGCTCCCTTTCTTTGTAATGGGATTGATAGCGATTCCACACATTGAACCTTCAAGATGGTTTGAAATGGACCTGGACAATGTGAATTGGGGCCTGTATCTAAACACTCTGTTTTGGAACCTCAACTACTGGGATTCAATCAGTACATTGGCTGGAGAGGTTGAGAATCCAAAGAGAACCCTCCCCAGGGCACTTTCTTATGCTCTTGTTTTAGTAGTCGGGGGATACCTCTACCCTCTGATCACCTGTACAGCAGCACTTCCGGTTGTTCGGGAGTCGTGGACAGACGGATATTTTTCAGACATTGCAAAGATTCTTGGTGGTTTCTGGTTGCACTCGTGGATTCAAGCGGCGGCCGCATTGTCAAACATGGGCAACTTTGTTACTGAAATGAGCAGTGATTCTTACCAGCTTCTCGGGATGGCTGAGCGTGGCATGCTCCCTGAGTTCTTCGCCAAGAGATCACGCTACGGGACCCCGCTGATCGGCATCCTGTTCTCGGCGTTCGGCGTGGTCCTGCTGTCCTGGATGAGCTTCCAGGAGATCATTGCCGCGGAGAACTACCTCTACTGCTTCGGGATGATATTGGAGTTCATCGCCTTCATCAAGCTGAGGATGACCCACCCTAGCACCTCCCGGCCTTTCCGGATCCCGCTGGGCACCGTTGGCTCCGTCCTGATGATCGTCCCTCCGACCATCCTGATCGTCGTGGTGATGGCGCTGGCTTCCTTCAAGGTGATGGCTGTGAGCGTCCTGGCGGTGCTCGTCGGGTTTGCGCTGCAACCGGCCCTGGTGTACATGGAGAAGAAGCGGTGGCTGAGGTTCTCCGTCAGAGAGGACCTGCCCGATCTGCTGGAGTCCTCGTCCGGCGCCGCCCAAGATGACACCACCCCCCTCGTGGTCTGA
- the LOC123110160 gene encoding probable polyamine transporter At1g31830 isoform X1: protein MILRSTAVTRANSAFLRMEERVDFKYDGVNNESKERKGGHGIPKVSMVPLVFLIFYEVSGGPFGIEDSVKAAGPLLAIVGFLLFALIWSIPEVLITAEMGTMFPENGGYVVWVSSALGPFWGFQQGWAKWLSGVIDNALYPVLFLDYVKSSVPALGGGLPRTFAVLILTVALTYMNYRGLTIVGWVAVFLGVFSLLPFFVMGLIAIPHIEPSRWFEMDLDNVNWGLYLNTLFWNLNYWDSISTLAGEVENPKRTLPRALSYALVLVVGGYLYPLITCTAALPVVRESWTDGYFSDIAKILGGFWLHSWIQAAAALSNMGNFVTEMSSDSYQLLGMAERGMLPEFFAKRSRYGTPLIGILFSAFGVVLLSWMSFQEIIAAENYLYCFGMILEFIAFIKLRMTHPSTSRPFRIPLGTVGSVLMIVPPTILIVVVMALASFKVMAVSVLAVLVGFALQPALVYMEKKRWLRFSVREDLPDLLESSSGAAQDDTTPLVV, encoded by the exons ATG ATATTGAGGAGTACAGCAGTAACACGAGCAAATTCAGCCTTTCTTCGTATGGAGGAACGTGTTGATTTCAAGTATGACGGTGTCAACAACGAGAGCAAAGAGCGTAAGGGAGGGCATGGCATCCCAAAGGTTTCCATGGTCCCACTTGTCTTCCTCATATTCTATGAAGTCTCAGGAGGTCCCTTTGGGATTGAGGATAGTGTCAAGGCTGCTGGACCACTCCTGGCAATTGTGGGGTTTCTTCTGTTTGCGCTCATATGGAGTATTCCAGAAGTCCTAATCACTGCTGAGATGGGTACTATGTTTCCTGAGAATGGTGGCTATGTCGTCTGGGTCTCTTCAGCTCTTGGGCCCTTTTGGGGTTTTCAGCAAGGCTGGGCAAAGTGGCTCAGCGGTGTCATAGATAATGCTCTCTATCCAGTCCTTTTTCTTGACTATGTCAAGTCCAGTGTCCCAGCTCTCGGGGGTGGGCTTCCAAGGACTTTTGCGGTGCTTATCCTCACAGTTGCCCTTACTTACATGAACTACAGAGGATTGACGATAGTTGGCTGGGTGGCAGTCTTTCTTGGGGTGTTCTCTCTGCTCCCTTTCTTTGTAATGGGATTGATAGCGATTCCACACATTGAACCTTCAAGATGGTTTGAAATGGACCTGGACAATGTGAATTGGGGCCTGTATCTAAACACTCTGTTTTGGAACCTCAACTACTGGGATTCAATCAGTACATTGGCTGGAGAGGTTGAGAATCCAAAGAGAACCCTCCCCAGGGCACTTTCTTATGCTCTTGTTTTAGTAGTCGGGGGATACCTCTACCCTCTGATCACCTGTACAGCAGCACTTCCGGTTGTTCGGGAGTCGTGGACAGACGGATATTTTTCAGACATTGCAAAGATTCTTGGTGGTTTCTGGTTGCACTCGTGGATTCAAGCGGCGGCCGCATTGTCAAACATGGGCAACTTTGTTACTGAAATGAGCAGTGATTCTTACCAGCTTCTCGGGATGGCTGAGCGTGGCATGCTCCCTGAGTTCTTCGCCAAGAGATCACGCTACGGGACCCCGCTGATCGGCATCCTGTTCTCGGCGTTCGGCGTGGTCCTGCTGTCCTGGATGAGCTTCCAGGAGATCATTGCCGCGGAGAACTACCTCTACTGCTTCGGGATGATATTGGAGTTCATCGCCTTCATCAAGCTGAGGATGACCCACCCTAGCACCTCCCGGCCTTTCCGGATCCCGCTGGGCACCGTTGGCTCCGTCCTGATGATCGTCCCTCCGACCATCCTGATCGTCGTGGTGATGGCGCTGGCTTCCTTCAAGGTGATGGCTGTGAGCGTCCTGGCGGTGCTCGTCGGGTTTGCGCTGCAACCGGCCCTGGTGTACATGGAGAAGAAGCGGTGGCTGAGGTTCTCCGTCAGAGAGGACCTGCCCGATCTGCTGGAGTCCTCGTCCGGCGCCGCCCAAGATGACACCACCCCCCTCGTGGTCTGA